One Nostoc punctiforme PCC 73102 DNA window includes the following coding sequences:
- a CDS encoding SufE family protein gives MSSTLDSLPPALAKIVQRFQRASEPKRRYEQLIWYAQKLNEFPEADKLPENKVPGCVSQVYITATLNDGKVVFQGESDSQLTKGLVGLLVEGLQGLTPTEIVQLTPDFIQETGLNVSLTPSRANGFYNIFKTMQKKALECKLDLPS, from the coding sequence ATGTCCTCAACTCTAGATTCTTTGCCACCTGCGCTTGCTAAAATTGTCCAGCGCTTTCAACGCGCTTCTGAACCGAAGCGGCGCTACGAACAGCTAATCTGGTATGCTCAGAAGCTCAATGAGTTCCCAGAAGCTGATAAATTACCCGAAAATAAAGTTCCTGGTTGCGTGTCTCAAGTTTATATCACAGCAACTTTGAATGACGGTAAGGTTGTGTTTCAGGGCGAGTCTGATTCCCAGTTAACCAAAGGTTTAGTAGGGCTTCTAGTTGAAGGATTGCAGGGACTAACGCCAACTGAAATTGTCCAACTTACCCCAGATTTTATTCAAGAAACAGGCTTAAACGTTAGTCTGACACCTTCCCGCGCTAATGGATTTTACAACATTTTTAAAACCATGCAAAAAAAAGCGTTGGAATGTAAGTTAGATTTGCCTAGCTAA
- a CDS encoding RNA recognition motif domain-containing protein, whose translation MSVRLYIGNLPKEEIDRQDLQAVFAAEGEAVTTKLIKDRKTGKCRGFGFLTVNNDEQADEIIEKYNGQMFKDTAIKLEKALPRTKGEEGDEQAPKPVTLAGSSTPTPSVNREGSRREKSSKKPRRGGSGGGSRDNSTTTTTDSDAIRPDPRWASELEKLKQMLAAQTTN comes from the coding sequence ATGTCCGTTCGCCTATATATAGGTAATTTGCCTAAAGAAGAAATTGATCGTCAAGATTTGCAAGCAGTTTTTGCAGCAGAAGGTGAAGCTGTAACTACTAAATTAATTAAAGACCGCAAAACTGGCAAATGCCGTGGTTTCGGTTTTCTTACCGTCAACAATGACGAACAAGCTGACGAAATCATTGAAAAGTATAATGGTCAGATGTTTAAAGACACTGCCATTAAGCTAGAAAAGGCATTACCTCGGACAAAGGGTGAAGAGGGCGACGAACAAGCTCCTAAACCAGTTACTCTGGCTGGTAGTAGTACGCCCACTCCTAGCGTTAATAGAGAAGGTAGCCGTCGGGAGAAAAGCTCTAAAAAGCCTCGTCGTGGCGGCAGTGGCGGCGGTTCTCGCGACAACAGCACCACAACAACTACCGATTCAGACGCTATTCGTCCAGATCCTCGTTGGGCTTCGGAATTAGAAAAGCTGAAGCAGATGCTAGCTGCACAAACTACGAACTAA